In a genomic window of Glycine max cultivar Williams 82 chromosome 13, Glycine_max_v4.0, whole genome shotgun sequence:
- the BZIP8 gene encoding basic leucine zipper 34 isoform X2 encodes MTQLPPKIPNMSPSWPDFSSHHQKMQLPPLKSGSNNNYQHNQNPSWVDEFLDFSSARRGAHRRSVSDSITYLDSPMKCGENNNNNENEFDKFDDEQFMSMFTDEVVLSGVPLLPPTILSSSNPSSPSDQNFFNDEKEKKEEHHHHQLKNEADEVESQCKQEIMQLPNDTNTCSSNERITDPKRVKRILANRQSAQRSRVRKLQYISELERSVTSLQAEVSVLSPRVAFLDHQRLLLNVDNSALKQRIAALAQDKIFKDAHQEALKREIERLRQVYHQQSLKKMENAAGSPLPSPKPICDAQTEKEATLLNNGGGSTCAAVASKERLEETVVSVCFIFMDR; translated from the exons TCCGGTAGCAACAACAATTATCAGCACAACCAGAACCCTTCTTGGGTAGATGAGTTTCTTGACTTCTCCTCGGCCCGGCGGGGCGCTCACCGGAGGTCGGTGAGCGATTCCATCACCTACTTGGATTCACCAATGAAGTGTGGAGagaataacaacaacaatgagAACGAGTTTGACAAGTTTGATGATGAACAATTCATGTCCATGTTCACGGATGAAGTAGTGCTCTCTGGGGTCCCCTTGCTTCCACCAACCATCTTGTCCTCCTCTAACCCTTCAAGCCCTTCTGATCAGAACTTCTTCAATGatgagaaggagaagaaggaggagcaccaccaccaccaattgaaaaatgaagcaGATGAGGTTGAAAGCCAATGCAAACAGGAAATTATGCAGCTTCCAAATGACACCAATACTTGTTCTTCCAACGAGAGAATTACTGACCCCAAGAGAGTCAAAAG AATCTTGGCTAATAGACAATCTGCACAAAGATCGCGAGTGAGGAAGCTGCAATACATATCAGAGCTTGAGAGAAGTGTAACTTCATTACAG GCCGAAGTTTCAGTGCTGTCTCCAAGGGTTGCATTTTTAGATCATCAACGATTGCTTCTAAATGTCGACAACAGTGCTCTCAAGCAACGAATCGCTGCCCTTGCTCAAGACaagatctttaaagatg CTCATCAAGAGGCACTGAAGAGGGAGATAGAGAGACTAAGGCAAGTTTATCACCAACAAAGCCTCAAGAAGATGGAAAATGCTGCAGGATCACCATTACCATCACCAAAGCCTATATGCGATGCTCAAACAGAAAAGGAAGCAACACTTCTCAAC AATGGAGGGGGATCCACATGTGCAGCAGTGGCATCAAAAGAGAGGTTGGAAGAAACAGTTGTGTCTGTCTGCTTTATCTTCATGGATAGATAG
- the BZIP8 gene encoding basic leucine zipper 61 isoform X1 gives MTQLPPKIPNMSPSWPDFSSHHQKMQLPPLKSGSNNNYQHNQNPSWVDEFLDFSSARRGAHRRSVSDSITYLDSPMKCGENNNNNENEFDKFDDEQFMSMFTDEVVLSGVPLLPPTILSSSNPSSPSDQNFFNDEKEKKEEHHHHQLKNEADEVESQCKQEIMQLPNDTNTCSSNERITDPKRVKRILANRQSAQRSRVRKLQYISELERSVTSLQAEVSVLSPRVAFLDHQRLLLNVDNSALKQRIAALAQDKIFKDAHQEALKREIERLRQVYHQQSLKKMENAAGSPLPSPKPICDAQTEKEATLLNA, from the exons TCCGGTAGCAACAACAATTATCAGCACAACCAGAACCCTTCTTGGGTAGATGAGTTTCTTGACTTCTCCTCGGCCCGGCGGGGCGCTCACCGGAGGTCGGTGAGCGATTCCATCACCTACTTGGATTCACCAATGAAGTGTGGAGagaataacaacaacaatgagAACGAGTTTGACAAGTTTGATGATGAACAATTCATGTCCATGTTCACGGATGAAGTAGTGCTCTCTGGGGTCCCCTTGCTTCCACCAACCATCTTGTCCTCCTCTAACCCTTCAAGCCCTTCTGATCAGAACTTCTTCAATGatgagaaggagaagaaggaggagcaccaccaccaccaattgaaaaatgaagcaGATGAGGTTGAAAGCCAATGCAAACAGGAAATTATGCAGCTTCCAAATGACACCAATACTTGTTCTTCCAACGAGAGAATTACTGACCCCAAGAGAGTCAAAAG AATCTTGGCTAATAGACAATCTGCACAAAGATCGCGAGTGAGGAAGCTGCAATACATATCAGAGCTTGAGAGAAGTGTAACTTCATTACAG GCCGAAGTTTCAGTGCTGTCTCCAAGGGTTGCATTTTTAGATCATCAACGATTGCTTCTAAATGTCGACAACAGTGCTCTCAAGCAACGAATCGCTGCCCTTGCTCAAGACaagatctttaaagatg CTCATCAAGAGGCACTGAAGAGGGAGATAGAGAGACTAAGGCAAGTTTATCACCAACAAAGCCTCAAGAAGATGGAAAATGCTGCAGGATCACCATTACCATCACCAAAGCCTATATGCGATGCTCAAACAGAAAAGGAAGCAACACTTCTCAACGCTTGA